In Phycisphaerales bacterium, the sequence TCACACAATGCAGAAGACCCCGCGAATCGCGGGGTCTTTTCATTTCCTGAGTCGCGCTCCCAACGATGCCGTGCCGAGACGACGCTCACATCGGCTTCTTGCTGATCGTCACGTCGTACACGTGCAGCAACTTCTCCTTGTCGAAGACCATCTCCTGGCGTGACGCCCCGACGATGTCGTACTCGGTCGTGAGTTCGATCGCGTCGACCGGGCACGCCTCCTCGCACATGCCGCAGAAGATGCAGCGGAGTTCGTCGATCTCGAACTTCACCGGATACTTCTCGCGGTCCTCCCAGGGGCTCTCGCCCGCGGTGATGTGGATGCACCGGGCCGGGCAGATCGTGGGGCACATCATGCAGGCCACGCACTTCACACGTCCCGACTCGTCGCGGTTCAGGCGGTGCACGCCGCGGAAGTTGCTGGCGTTCTGCCCGCCCTGCTCCACGGGGAGGTGCTCCCGGCGCTGCTCGGGGTACTGCATCGTCCGGCTGGTCCGGCCTTGCCCGAACGACGTGAAGAAGTGACGCATCGTCGTCCCGAACCCCTTCACGATCGCCGGGATGTACACGGCCTCGGAGGACTTCATCGCCGCCGGCTGGATGGGCAGAACATCGGTGTCGCGGATCGCCATGGGTCGATCGTAGCGGACCGCCACCCGACAAATCCGCCTATTTCGCCACACGATTCACGCGCGGTTTCCACGCATCCCGCGAGCGCCCGTGGTACGATCCTCCCGTATGCCCCCAGGGAAGGGACAACGCCCGCTCTTCGACCTGGTCGCCGGAGCAGACCAGAAACTCCGCGAGCACGCGGAGTCAAAGCGCGCCCGCTGGTCCGGCGATAAGCCCGTCATCGGCGTCGAACTCCAGCCCAAGCCGCAAACCAATCATGAACATGAGACGGATCTCGCCGAATCGATCGCCGCGCCCGCCGCAGAGACCGACCTCGACGCCCCTCTCGACGCCGAAGCCATCGATCAGGCCTTCAGCGACGCCGAGCCAGCGACATTCCGTGAGCGTCTGAGCGCGCACACCATGCTCCTCCCGCGCAACGCCCTGTGGATTGGGATCGCCGGGATCGCCATCGCCATCGTTCTCGTCTGGGTGATTGCCTACTCGATGGGGCGCAAGGACACCGAGAAGGAACTCATCGGCTTCACCCCGCCGCCGGACACGAACTCGATCAAAGAGCCAGGAGACCTGGACCCCGGCACCAGCCCCAAGCCCATCCCGAATCAACAGAAGCCTCAGCCGCCGATCCAGCCCCAAGGCAACGGCGAGACCCAACCAAAGCCCCCACAAAACCTCCCGCCATCGGCTAGTCCGATCCTGACCCACGCCGGGACCCAACTCGCCGACCCGCGTGAGCCGGGGAGCAACTACCTCGCCCTCGCCATATTGACGCGTGAGAAGGCCGAGGACGCGATCGCCTTCCTCGCCCAGAACTCCGTGAAAGCCTTCGCCCTTCCCCTCGACCCGGCCTCCTCGCGCTCCAACAATGCTGACCCAAGTCAGGACCGCTACCGCCTCTACGCCCTCCCGGGTTTCCCCGGAGGCAAGGATTACAGCCGGAGCCAGGCCCAACGCACCGAGTTGGTCCGCACGCTCAACGACCTCGGCACCCGCTGGCAACGCGAACGCCGGGGCACCTCCAACTTCCGGTCCTCAAATTGGGAACGCTTCGACCCCCAGGGGTGAGTCCCCTCAGGGTCCACGCTCGATATCACGGTCGGCTCTTTGGCCGCCCATCGCCCGTCTGTTGGAGTTTGTCATGAGCCTCGATCCGTCCCTCCGCGTCTCCAAGAACCTCTCCGGCAAGCGCTCCGTCCTCACCCGGGCCGAGCGCATCGCCAAGATGACCGCCGACAAGAAGTTCGACCCCAAAAAGGACAAGGCCCTGGGCATCCCCAAGACGCTCACCGGGCGCTGAGTCGCGGACCGTTCATTACGCTCATCCGTCCTCGATCCTGATTGCTCGAACGACGAGGCACGGGGTCGTGTGTGTTTTCCTTGACCCCGAACCCGCGAGAGCAAGCCGTGACCGCAGCACCCGCCGCCGCCGCGCGACCCAGCCGGACCACCACTCCGGGCGACGGGTTCGAGCGATATCAGCGTTTCTTCTCCGCCCCACCCGCCATCGTCGTCGAGTGGCATGACGACCAGACCAGCGCACGTGGGTGGCTCGCCATCAACTCCCTCCGTGGAGGCGCGGCCGGCGGCGGCACACGCATGCGCGCCGGCGGCAAGCGCGAGGAAGCCGTCTTCCTCGCCAAAACCATGGCGACCAAGTTCAACGTCGCCGGCCCCGCGATCGGCGGCGGCAAGTCCGTCATCGACTTCGATCCCCACTGCCCCGCAGCCGTGAAAGAGGGCGTCCTCCGCCGCTGGTACAAGCACGTCGCCCCCTACCTCAAGCACTGCTATGGCACGGGCGGCGACGTCGGCGTCGATGAGGTCTCCGAGGCTACCAAGTACATCGCCGAGGAAGTCGGCAACATCCACCCTCAGGAGGGCATCGCTCGCGGGCACAGCGTCTATCAGGCCGATGGCGAGGGCCCCGCGCCCAAGATCGATCGCCTGAAGCACGGCGTCGAGGCGCGCGTCGATCTCCGCGATCTCCCCGGCATCCGTGCCGGCGCGTGGATGATCGCCGACGTCATCACGGGTCTTGGCGTTGTCCGCGCCATCGAGCGCTTCGCCCACGTGCGCGGCACACCCCTCAAGGGCCAGCGCGCCATCATCGAGGGCTTCGGTGCCGTTGGCGCCTTCGCGGCGTACTACCTGCACCATCTGGGCGTGAAGGTCATCGCCACTTCCTCACGCAACAGCCAGGGCGGCATCCGCACCGCGGTCGACCCCAAGGGTCTCGACGTCCTGAGCCTCATTACCTCGCGCGATGGGACGACGATCGCCCCGCCGAGCAAGGACAAGCCCTTCATCTCCGACACCGCCGGCCCAGACGCCATCTTCGCCCACGACGCGGAGATCTTCATCCCCGCGGGCGCCTCGCACACGATCACCCTCGAGCGCGTCGAGATGCTCAAGAAGCGGGGCGTCAAAGTCGTCTCCTGCGGCGCCAACAACCCCTTCCACGCCGACCAGAGCAAGGGCGATCTCGTCTCGTGGGTCGGCGACATGCTCAAGGTCCAGCGCGTCGCCGACCAGCACATGGCGATCATCCCCGACTTCATCGCGAACTGCGGCATGGCCCGCGCGTTCGCCTACCTCATGAACAAGGGCGGCAAGACCGACGCGAACGCCATCCTCGACGACTGCAGGAAGACCATCGATGCCGCCGTCGATGAGATGCTCGCGGGGTATCCGAGCAACTCGGGCCTGCTCGACCACGCGTACACGATCTTCGTTCCAGAACGCTGAAGGTGGCCCGCCTCTCCGAGGCGGGTCTTCTGGATTCTTGAGCAGGGATACATAACGCAAAGATACCCGCCTCGGAGAGGCGGGCCACCAAACGCGCTCATCCGCGCGCCGGCGTCAGCAAACCATCGGGCTCCTGCAACAGCCGGACGATCTCAGCCAGCGCCAACGCCGCCGTTGCCCCATCCACGACGCGGTGATCACACGCCAGACTCAAGGGCAGCAGCAGCCCCGCGCGGAACGAGCCCTTGGTCACCACCATCCCCTCGCGCGCTCGGCCCACCGCGAGGATT encodes:
- a CDS encoding amino acid dehydrogenase is translated as MTAAPAAAARPSRTTTPGDGFERYQRFFSAPPAIVVEWHDDQTSARGWLAINSLRGGAAGGGTRMRAGGKREEAVFLAKTMATKFNVAGPAIGGGKSVIDFDPHCPAAVKEGVLRRWYKHVAPYLKHCYGTGGDVGVDEVSEATKYIAEEVGNIHPQEGIARGHSVYQADGEGPAPKIDRLKHGVEARVDLRDLPGIRAGAWMIADVITGLGVVRAIERFAHVRGTPLKGQRAIIEGFGAVGAFAAYYLHHLGVKVIATSSRNSQGGIRTAVDPKGLDVLSLITSRDGTTIAPPSKDKPFISDTAGPDAIFAHDAEIFIPAGASHTITLERVEMLKKRGVKVVSCGANNPFHADQSKGDLVSWVGDMLKVQRVADQHMAIIPDFIANCGMARAFAYLMNKGGKTDANAILDDCRKTIDAAVDEMLAGYPSNSGLLDHAYTIFVPER
- a CDS encoding NADH-quinone oxidoreductase subunit I; translated protein: MAIRDTDVLPIQPAAMKSSEAVYIPAIVKGFGTTMRHFFTSFGQGRTSRTMQYPEQRREHLPVEQGGQNASNFRGVHRLNRDESGRVKCVACMMCPTICPARCIHITAGESPWEDREKYPVKFEIDELRCIFCGMCEEACPVDAIELTTEYDIVGASRQEMVFDKEKLLHVYDVTISKKPM
- a CDS encoding small basic protein produces the protein MSLDPSLRVSKNLSGKRSVLTRAERIAKMTADKKFDPKKDKALGIPKTLTGR